The proteins below come from a single Methanothrix thermoacetophila PT genomic window:
- a CDS encoding DUF5752 family protein, which produces MNEGFHFYTPYHIIKLMGVQACNLRELLEGIKTVPHSSIYYHTHRFVQEHHYLSPEPPNDFAFWLTDVLHLERLGEQFLSVDLLDYCNLEDLRSTFSKILEDYISRSGENTECPPGFEFHFMAAKTLVIPTPYVANNLWEFAKALKKVSIRSLYFHIFEARMRLGVRDNDFSKWLRSIGEEELADNISRLDPYCISLERLRDQIVRMVEERVHD; this is translated from the coding sequence ATGAATGAAGGTTTCCATTTCTACACGCCATACCACATAATCAAGCTGATGGGAGTCCAGGCCTGCAACCTGAGAGAGCTGCTCGAGGGGATAAAGACCGTTCCCCACTCATCCATCTACTACCATACACACAGATTCGTGCAGGAGCATCACTATCTGTCACCAGAACCGCCAAACGATTTCGCCTTCTGGCTTACGGATGTCCTACATCTTGAGAGGCTTGGGGAGCAGTTTCTCTCCGTGGACCTTCTCGATTACTGCAATCTGGAGGATCTGAGATCCACGTTCTCTAAAATCCTCGAGGATTATATAAGCAGGTCTGGAGAGAACACAGAGTGCCCTCCTGGATTTGAGTTTCACTTTATGGCAGCCAAAACGCTCGTCATACCCACGCCGTATGTGGCCAACAACCTGTGGGAGTTCGCAAAGGCTCTGAAGAAGGTGAGCATCCGCTCGCTCTATTTCCATATATTCGAAGCAAGGATGAGGCTGGGTGTCAGGGATAACGATTTCTCCAAGTGGCTGAGAAGTATCGGGGAAGAGGAGCTTGCAGACAATATCTCAAGACTGGATCCATATTGTATCAGTCTGGAGAGATTAAGAGATCAGATAGTGAGGATGGTTGAAGAGCGTGTCCATGATTGA
- the leuS gene encoding leucine--tRNA ligase has product MLRNEYSAHEIEAKWQRIWEEEGVFHAEPDSRKKFFLTIPYPYLNGNLHAGHTRTFTIGDAIARYHRMLGENVLFPMAFHATGTPIVGLSELIANRDPLIWDVYTRLHGIPEEELEKLTTPEAIVDYFRKQAKLAMRSIGYSIDWRREFTTTDPAYNRFIEWQFGILREKGYVTKGSHPVRWCPNDQNPVEDHDILRGEDATILDFTLIKFRLDDKVLPCATLRPETVFGVTNLWVNPNVVHYIARVNDEVWIVSPQAYHKLTFTDRSVKKIGEIPGEELIGKKARNPVTGDEIIILPATFVDPDSGSGIVMSVPAHAPLDYLALRDLYDADLSKYGITEDLRKIKFISLISVPEYGEFPAVDAVNELGVKDQNDPKAEEATKLVYRREFHNGVLKEITGRYAGTPVHRIKDILLQDLINQGVAEIFYEFSETPVICRCGARCVVKMVRDQWFLEYSDPVWKSRVLECLAGMQIIPEEMRAEFINKIDWLKDKACARRKGLGTRLPWDREWLIESLADSTIYMAFYILAKYVNAGMKIDRLVPQFFDYIFLGKGTPEEVSSLTGVDVDTVRRIREDFEYWYPVDLRTSGKDLVANHLLFFLYHHVAIFPESLWPRAIAVNGFVSLEGQKMSKSRGPILTLKQAVAENGADVTRLYILANAEYTQDADWRNDGAQATRGQVERFYTLAREIIERNDIDESAELTLIDRWMLSRLQRRIIETTDALNNIQTRRALQSAFYHMLNDLRWYERRGGRNQLRRILNVWVRLMAPFTPHICEEIWQNIGEGYVSRAPWPVPDASLIDEQAERAEAYLEQTQKDIEEIIRVTKTKPRRIVLYTTPVWKREMLRLALEVSKGGRLDMGALMKSAMGHPEIQSHKKDAPKYGGKLAKSVHALSGDVLALDELGILSREREYLSQAFGCPVEVYSADNPPYDPKGRAQNAEPGRPAIYIE; this is encoded by the coding sequence ATGTTGCGTAATGAGTATTCAGCGCATGAGATCGAGGCGAAGTGGCAGCGGATATGGGAGGAGGAGGGCGTATTTCACGCGGAGCCTGATTCGAGAAAGAAGTTCTTCCTGACGATACCATATCCATACCTGAACGGCAACCTTCACGCCGGACATACACGCACTTTCACGATAGGCGATGCCATAGCGCGGTACCACAGGATGCTGGGCGAGAACGTCCTCTTCCCGATGGCATTCCACGCGACAGGTACCCCGATAGTCGGGCTCAGCGAGCTGATCGCGAACCGCGATCCGCTGATATGGGATGTCTACACCAGGCTGCACGGCATACCAGAGGAGGAGCTGGAGAAGCTCACAACTCCTGAGGCTATAGTCGATTACTTCAGGAAGCAGGCGAAGCTCGCCATGCGGAGCATAGGTTACTCCATAGACTGGAGAAGGGAGTTCACAACAACAGATCCAGCGTACAACAGGTTCATCGAGTGGCAGTTCGGAATACTCAGGGAGAAGGGGTACGTCACGAAGGGCTCGCATCCTGTGAGATGGTGCCCGAACGACCAGAATCCTGTAGAGGATCATGATATACTGAGAGGAGAGGACGCGACGATACTGGACTTCACCCTGATAAAGTTCAGGCTTGATGATAAGGTGCTTCCATGTGCCACTCTCCGCCCTGAGACGGTCTTCGGGGTGACTAACCTATGGGTTAATCCCAACGTTGTACACTACATAGCGAGGGTGAATGATGAGGTATGGATAGTGAGCCCCCAGGCGTATCACAAGCTCACGTTCACTGACAGATCTGTGAAGAAGATAGGCGAGATCCCGGGGGAGGAGCTGATCGGGAAGAAGGCCAGGAATCCTGTAACCGGAGATGAGATCATCATCCTGCCGGCCACGTTCGTCGATCCGGACAGCGGCTCCGGCATAGTCATGTCCGTGCCTGCGCACGCGCCTCTGGACTACCTTGCGCTCAGGGACCTCTACGATGCGGATCTGAGCAAGTATGGGATAACAGAGGATCTCCGCAAAATAAAGTTCATCTCCCTGATATCCGTGCCGGAGTACGGGGAGTTTCCTGCTGTTGATGCTGTGAACGAGCTGGGTGTCAAGGACCAGAACGATCCGAAGGCAGAGGAGGCGACGAAGCTCGTCTACCGCAGAGAGTTTCACAATGGAGTGCTGAAAGAGATCACCGGAAGATACGCCGGAACTCCGGTGCACAGGATAAAGGACATCCTGCTCCAGGACCTCATAAATCAGGGTGTTGCTGAGATCTTCTACGAGTTCAGCGAGACACCGGTGATCTGCAGATGCGGGGCGAGGTGTGTCGTCAAGATGGTCCGGGATCAGTGGTTCCTGGAGTACTCTGATCCGGTCTGGAAGTCCAGGGTTTTGGAGTGTCTCGCTGGCATGCAGATCATCCCCGAGGAGATGCGCGCTGAGTTCATCAACAAGATCGACTGGCTCAAGGACAAAGCGTGCGCAAGAAGAAAGGGCCTGGGGACCAGGCTTCCCTGGGACAGGGAATGGCTGATCGAGTCGCTTGCGGACAGCACGATCTACATGGCCTTCTACATCCTGGCTAAGTACGTCAACGCTGGCATGAAGATAGACCGGCTGGTACCACAGTTCTTCGACTACATATTCCTCGGAAAGGGCACGCCTGAGGAGGTCTCATCCCTCACAGGGGTGGATGTGGATACTGTAAGGCGGATACGCGAGGACTTCGAGTACTGGTACCCCGTGGATCTCAGGACCTCAGGAAAGGATCTGGTGGCAAACCACCTGCTATTCTTCCTATATCACCACGTGGCGATATTCCCTGAGAGCCTCTGGCCAAGGGCGATAGCAGTGAACGGGTTCGTCTCCCTTGAGGGCCAGAAGATGTCGAAGTCCAGAGGGCCGATACTCACGCTCAAGCAAGCGGTAGCGGAGAACGGCGCTGATGTGACCAGGCTGTACATACTTGCGAATGCAGAGTACACTCAAGATGCGGACTGGAGAAACGACGGGGCGCAGGCGACGCGCGGGCAGGTCGAGAGGTTCTACACGCTAGCCAGGGAGATCATCGAGAGGAACGACATAGATGAGAGCGCGGAACTGACGCTGATCGACAGGTGGATGTTATCAAGACTGCAGCGGAGGATCATCGAGACGACAGATGCACTGAACAACATACAGACGAGAAGGGCGCTTCAGAGCGCGTTCTACCACATGCTCAACGATCTGAGATGGTATGAGAGGAGGGGCGGAAGGAACCAGCTCCGCAGGATACTGAACGTGTGGGTCAGGCTTATGGCACCGTTCACCCCGCACATCTGCGAGGAGATCTGGCAGAACATAGGCGAGGGGTACGTCTCAAGGGCGCCCTGGCCTGTTCCGGATGCATCGCTCATAGATGAGCAGGCAGAGCGTGCTGAGGCCTACCTGGAGCAGACGCAGAAAGACATCGAGGAGATCATAAGGGTGACGAAGACGAAGCCAAGAAGGATCGTACTGTACACAACTCCTGTATGGAAGAGAGAGATGCTCCGGCTGGCTCTTGAGGTATCAAAGGGCGGAAGGCTCGACATGGGCGCTCTGATGAAATCAGCCATGGGCCATCCTGAGATCCAGAGCCACAAGAAGGACGCTCCGAAGTACGGTGGCAAGCTCGCGAAGTCTGTGCACGCTCTGAGCGGGGATGTGCTTGCACTCGATGAATTAGGAATACTCTCCAGGGAGAGAGAGTATCTCTCACAGGCGTTCGGCTGCCCGGTTGAGGTCTACTCCGCTGATAATCCCCCATACGACCCGAAGGGCAGGGCTCAGAACGCAGAGCCTGGAAGGCCTGCGATATACATAGAGTGA
- a CDS encoding LL-diaminopimelate aminotransferase: MYADRIKSLPPYLFAEIDGIKKRARDSGVDVIDLSVGDPDIPTPEHIVKEMCEAVKRPANHQYPSYEGKIEFREAVAEWYRDLFGVDLDPSTEILTLIGSKEGLAHAPLAFVNPGEIVLVPDPAYTVYSTAVMFAGGIPERMPLLKKNSFLPDLGSIRARLEQDPDWRPRLIFLNYPNNPTGAVAGIDFFRELVDLAREYGILVMHDNPYSEIYFDGRPPSILQVPGARDVAVEFHSLSKTYNMTGWRIGMVSGSSRIIEGIGKVKSNIDSGNFGAVQDAGIAALRSPPEVVDGLRAVYRERIEILHSALCDIGLELSKPKATFYLWAWTGGDSREYAKMLLEKTGIVVTPGVGFGEHGEGYIRLSVTQPTERIEMAAERLRNL; the protein is encoded by the coding sequence ATGTACGCTGATCGGATAAAATCCCTTCCTCCCTATCTGTTCGCCGAGATCGATGGAATCAAGAAGAGAGCAAGAGATAGTGGCGTTGACGTCATAGATCTGAGCGTAGGGGACCCGGACATACCAACGCCTGAGCATATAGTTAAAGAGATGTGCGAGGCTGTGAAGAGACCTGCAAACCATCAGTACCCATCATATGAGGGAAAGATCGAGTTCAGAGAGGCAGTGGCTGAGTGGTACCGTGATCTCTTCGGTGTCGATCTAGATCCATCCACAGAGATACTCACCCTCATAGGATCCAAGGAGGGGCTTGCGCATGCCCCGCTGGCGTTCGTAAATCCGGGGGAGATAGTGCTCGTCCCGGATCCGGCGTATACAGTTTACAGCACAGCGGTGATGTTTGCTGGTGGCATCCCTGAGAGGATGCCTCTCCTGAAGAAGAACTCGTTTCTTCCCGATCTCGGGAGCATAAGGGCGAGGCTTGAGCAGGATCCTGACTGGAGGCCCAGGCTGATCTTTCTGAACTACCCGAACAATCCGACCGGCGCTGTCGCTGGAATTGATTTCTTCAGAGAGCTCGTGGATCTGGCCCGCGAGTACGGGATTCTTGTGATGCACGATAACCCCTACTCCGAGATATACTTCGACGGGCGGCCACCGAGCATACTCCAGGTACCCGGGGCGAGGGATGTGGCTGTCGAGTTTCATTCATTATCCAAGACTTACAACATGACCGGCTGGCGCATAGGCATGGTCTCAGGGAGCTCCAGGATCATCGAGGGCATCGGAAAGGTCAAGTCGAACATAGACTCCGGGAACTTCGGCGCGGTACAGGATGCCGGGATCGCTGCGCTCAGAAGCCCGCCGGAGGTTGTTGATGGGTTGAGGGCTGTGTACAGGGAGAGGATCGAGATCCTGCACTCGGCGCTCTGCGATATCGGTCTTGAGCTCTCGAAGCCTAAGGCGACGTTCTACCTCTGGGCGTGGACCGGCGGGGACTCCAGGGAGTACGCCAAGATGCTGCTCGAGAAGACCGGTATAGTCGTGACACCAGGCGTCGGGTTTGGCGAACATGGCGAAGGTTACATAAGGCTCTCTGTGACCCAGCCCACAGAGAGGATCGAGATGGCCGCTGAAAGGCTGAGGAATCTCTGA
- a CDS encoding bifunctional alpha,alpha-trehalose-phosphate synthase (UDP-forming)/trehalose-phosphatase yields the protein MRLVIISNRLPVTVVEEKGAIRFMDSVGGLSTGIRSFIASDKARAEMIQDCLWVGWPGVDLKRRNIQDITSQLKDMNCWPVFFSNRVIDKFYHGFCNRTIWPLFHYFPSLTSYNKDHWNTYIHANRVFAEEISRILMPGDLVWIHDYHLMLLPQMLRERFHDLPIGFFLHIPFPSYEVFQILPKDWQRAIVDGLLGSNLIGFHTYDYARNFLRAALRIVGAESHLGNILYKGHLVRVDVFPMGIDFDKFHSSRQNPAVQVEMEAFKAAFRDRKTVLSIDRLDYTKGIVKRLEGYEAFLKKNPSWHGRVILVLVVVPSRVRVEHYQQMKRQIDEKVGDINGKFGKVDWTPILYTYRYLPEPQLQALYNLCDTALITPLRDGMNLVAKEYIASKVDCRGVLILSEMAGASKEAVEAILINPYNIEEIADAILKALEMPEDEQIWRCRMIQSRLKRNDIFKWASSFVRSLGAAAEEGKHLEIRPLTSVKRGEIIERYRNAARRLVVSDYDGTLVPFAEYPGLARPDKRVRSLLRRIVDDPKTDILLISGRDKKTLEEWFGEFDMYLVAEHGFWLKLKENSWMKIHKNVDTSWIPSIQAILERYVDRVPGSFIETKDFSVVWHFRMADPELASQKFSELIDDLMSYTANIDVQILPGNRVIEIRPSGVNKGNALRYFLSRETYDFILAMGDDVTDEDMFRALPDSACTIKVGMIESVAKYNIPDCSEALGLLEELVE from the coding sequence ATGAGGCTTGTGATCATATCGAACCGCTTACCAGTGACAGTTGTGGAGGAAAAAGGTGCCATCAGGTTTATGGACAGTGTTGGTGGTCTCTCCACTGGAATAAGATCGTTCATCGCATCGGATAAAGCCAGGGCCGAAATGATACAGGATTGTCTCTGGGTGGGATGGCCCGGAGTTGATTTAAAGAGGCGGAATATCCAGGACATCACATCACAGCTGAAGGATATGAACTGCTGGCCGGTCTTCTTCAGCAATAGGGTTATCGACAAATTCTATCATGGGTTCTGCAACAGAACCATCTGGCCCCTATTCCATTATTTCCCATCACTCACGTCATACAACAAGGATCACTGGAATACTTACATCCATGCGAACAGAGTGTTCGCGGAGGAGATCTCCAGGATCCTGATGCCAGGGGATTTGGTGTGGATTCACGATTACCATCTTATGCTCCTGCCGCAGATGCTCCGAGAGAGGTTCCACGATCTTCCGATAGGCTTCTTTCTTCACATACCATTTCCGTCATATGAGGTCTTTCAGATTTTACCAAAGGACTGGCAGCGTGCAATCGTGGATGGGCTCCTGGGATCGAACCTGATAGGCTTCCACACATACGATTATGCACGAAACTTCTTGAGGGCTGCACTTCGTATAGTTGGGGCAGAGAGTCACCTTGGTAACATTCTCTATAAAGGACATCTTGTCAGAGTGGATGTGTTTCCAATGGGGATAGATTTCGATAAGTTTCACAGTTCAAGACAGAATCCAGCAGTGCAGGTGGAGATGGAGGCATTTAAAGCAGCATTCCGTGATAGAAAGACTGTTCTCTCAATAGATCGACTGGATTACACAAAAGGAATAGTCAAGAGACTTGAGGGATATGAGGCGTTTCTTAAAAAAAATCCCTCATGGCATGGAAGGGTAATCCTGGTCCTCGTGGTTGTTCCCTCAAGAGTCAGGGTTGAGCATTATCAGCAGATGAAGCGGCAGATAGATGAAAAGGTTGGAGATATAAATGGCAAGTTCGGGAAAGTGGACTGGACACCTATCTTATACACTTACAGATATTTGCCAGAGCCCCAGCTTCAGGCCCTGTACAATCTCTGTGATACCGCTCTCATCACGCCTCTGAGAGATGGCATGAACCTTGTGGCGAAGGAGTACATCGCCTCCAAGGTCGACTGCAGGGGTGTTCTCATTCTCAGTGAGATGGCCGGGGCCTCAAAGGAGGCTGTTGAGGCGATATTGATAAATCCGTACAACATAGAGGAGATAGCCGATGCGATTCTGAAGGCGCTTGAGATGCCGGAGGACGAGCAGATCTGGCGGTGCCGGATGATACAGTCCAGACTGAAGCGGAATGATATATTTAAGTGGGCGTCAAGCTTTGTGAGGTCTCTGGGGGCTGCAGCCGAGGAAGGAAAGCATCTGGAGATCAGACCACTCACTTCTGTTAAGAGAGGAGAGATTATCGAGAGATACAGAAATGCAGCTCGAAGGCTTGTGGTTTCTGACTATGATGGAACTCTGGTCCCCTTCGCAGAGTACCCGGGGCTTGCAAGGCCTGATAAAAGGGTTCGAAGTCTGCTCAGGCGCATTGTTGATGATCCGAAGACGGATATATTGCTCATCAGCGGTCGCGACAAGAAGACGCTGGAAGAATGGTTTGGAGAGTTCGATATGTACCTGGTGGCTGAGCATGGTTTCTGGCTGAAGTTGAAGGAGAACTCATGGATGAAGATCCATAAGAATGTGGATACCAGCTGGATACCGAGCATACAGGCGATCCTGGAGCGGTATGTTGACCGTGTGCCCGGATCCTTTATCGAGACCAAGGACTTCTCGGTTGTGTGGCACTTCAGGATGGCAGATCCAGAACTGGCATCTCAGAAGTTCTCAGAGCTCATCGATGATCTCATGAGCTACACCGCGAATATCGATGTGCAGATACTTCCAGGAAACAGGGTGATCGAAATCAGACCCAGCGGAGTTAATAAAGGAAATGCCCTCAGGTACTTCCTGAGCAGAGAGACATACGACTTCATTCTGGCTATGGGAGATGATGTAACTGATGAGGATATGTTCAGAGCTTTGCCGGATTCGGCCTGTACCATAAAGGTGGGAATGATTGAATCTGTGGCAAAATACAACATCCCGGATTGCTCCGAGGCATTGGGCTTGCTGGAGGAGTTGGTTGAATGA
- a CDS encoding glycosyltransferase, whose protein sequence is MIDKYRDIVGDEEVDELYLLANKLEGKSVQHINSTAVGGGVAEILSHIVPLMKELGVEARWDVIKGDERFFSITKSIHNALHGSDVQISEEDLKYFLEINRWNAQELDLSGDILFIHDPQPIPLIEQSDSRGERWIWRCHIDLSRPAERIMDFLRGFIEQYDVSVFSAPSFARKDLTIEQVLISPSIDPLSSKNMELPEETINSVLERYGIDRERPVVTQVSRFDRLKDPFGVIEVYRKVKEHIDCQLVLAGGGAADDPEGPAILEQIRAAAETDPDIHVIYNPPDIEINALQRGSTVILQKSLGEGFGLTVTEALWKGKPVIASAVGGIPLQIRHRQTGILTHSIEGTVHYLRILLNQPRYASKLGECGREHVRNNFLITRHIKDYLGLFIHLYHRDDIVYL, encoded by the coding sequence ATGATTGATAAGTACAGGGATATAGTTGGCGATGAGGAGGTTGATGAGCTTTACCTTCTGGCAAACAAGCTTGAAGGGAAATCTGTCCAGCATATCAACTCCACAGCTGTGGGGGGTGGTGTGGCTGAGATCCTGTCTCACATAGTTCCACTGATGAAAGAACTGGGTGTTGAGGCTCGCTGGGATGTTATAAAGGGGGACGAGAGATTCTTCTCTATCACCAAGAGCATCCACAATGCACTTCACGGATCAGATGTTCAGATCTCCGAGGAGGATCTCAAATACTTCCTCGAGATCAATCGGTGGAATGCTCAGGAGCTGGACCTCTCTGGTGACATTCTCTTCATTCACGATCCACAGCCTATACCCCTGATCGAACAGAGCGACTCCCGTGGAGAAAGATGGATCTGGCGATGCCATATCGACCTTTCCAGGCCAGCTGAGAGGATCATGGATTTCCTGAGGGGTTTTATCGAGCAGTACGACGTCTCTGTCTTTTCGGCGCCCAGCTTCGCCCGAAAGGATCTCACAATCGAGCAGGTACTGATTTCTCCATCCATAGACCCACTCAGCAGTAAAAATATGGAACTCCCAGAGGAGACGATTAACTCGGTGCTCGAGCGCTACGGGATTGATAGAGAGAGGCCAGTCGTTACCCAGGTATCCAGATTCGACCGGTTGAAGGATCCGTTTGGGGTCATCGAGGTTTACAGAAAGGTAAAGGAGCATATCGACTGCCAGCTGGTCCTGGCCGGAGGTGGTGCAGCAGATGATCCTGAAGGACCAGCAATTCTCGAGCAGATCAGAGCTGCTGCAGAAACTGATCCGGATATCCATGTGATATACAATCCGCCGGATATAGAGATAAATGCATTGCAGAGGGGCTCCACGGTTATTCTCCAGAAGTCTTTAGGTGAGGGTTTTGGATTAACTGTGACCGAGGCGCTCTGGAAAGGGAAGCCTGTCATCGCCTCAGCAGTGGGTGGGATACCACTCCAGATAAGGCACAGGCAGACAGGGATACTCACACATTCGATAGAGGGAACCGTTCATTATCTCAGAATCCTGCTGAATCAGCCGAGATATGCCTCAAAGCTTGGCGAGTGTGGCAGAGAGCACGTAAGGAATAATTTTTTAATAACCAGACACATAAAAGACTACCTGGGTCTGTTCATACATCTGTATCACAGGGATGATATCGTGTATCTTTGA
- a CDS encoding DJ-1 family glyoxalase III, producing the protein MKVVVPLAEGFEEIEFVTVVDILRRAGIDVEIAGLRDGPVQGSHGVRVIPDTTFDKVDLNSADAIVLPGGNPGFINLGKDERVLDAVRKMSAAGKYVAAICGAPSVLVKAGVLSGRMATVHPAGKEEVAACARYMDERVVVDGKMVTSQGPGTAMDFALKLVELLAGKEAMLNVGRETLVLK; encoded by the coding sequence ATGAAGGTTGTGGTGCCGCTTGCTGAGGGCTTTGAGGAGATAGAGTTCGTGACAGTGGTTGATATCCTCAGGCGTGCTGGAATCGATGTCGAGATCGCCGGCCTGAGGGATGGTCCGGTCCAGGGATCGCATGGCGTGAGGGTGATTCCGGACACCACCTTCGACAAAGTGGATCTCAACAGCGCGGATGCGATAGTGCTCCCGGGAGGCAATCCTGGATTCATCAATCTCGGCAAGGATGAACGTGTTCTCGATGCTGTCCGGAAAATGTCCGCCGCCGGCAAGTACGTGGCCGCGATATGCGGCGCTCCGTCTGTCCTTGTGAAGGCGGGAGTGCTGAGCGGCCGGATGGCCACAGTCCATCCAGCAGGAAAAGAGGAGGTGGCAGCATGCGCGCGCTACATGGACGAGCGCGTTGTTGTTGATGGTAAGATGGTCACGAGCCAGGGGCCGGGCACAGCCATGGACTTCGCCCTGAAGCTCGTCGAGCTTCTCGCAGGAAAGGAGGCCATGCTGAATGTCGGGAGGGAGACGCTGGTCCTGAAGTAG
- a CDS encoding ATP-dependent DNA helicase: protein MLTIRDLIRWLPESVIELYEALGIDELYPPQAEAIERGLLDGRNMIISVPTAAGKTLLAELAMLRGALSGKRSLYIVPLRALASEKFESFSRFSKLGLRVGISTGDFEKRDERLGRNDIIIATSEKADSLIRNGASWVRRIGVLVVDEIHLLDSANRGPTLEMTMTKLMHLNPEMQVIGLSATIANGREIADWIKGEIVSSDWRPVRLREGVLLEDRLVFPDGEIQLENRNRDPVLNLVLDTVDQGGQMLIFESTRRNAESMAKKVSGALQESGETIELAERLSGEGKTAKKLAMCLRHGAAFHHAGLLPEQRRLIELGFRQNVVKVIACTPTLAAGLNLPARRVLIRSYKRYEAGLGTRPIPVMEYRQMAGRAGRPGLDPYGESLIMARSESELQKLMDHYVMGEPEDIWSKLASERALRTHVLATIASRFADSVDSLSRLMASTFYARQQDPSYLGETIASVLEFLVRSDMIDKDLTPTPLGALVSRLYIDPLSAMVMIQEIRGIRRPTVLTLLHVITMTPDMELLFVQQSDNWLEDFISEHSSELGNEKNFDWLLREVKTASMLMDWINEVHEDRIEDRYSISPGDLVRIAETAEWLMSALHRISKHMDLGVTYLAERLALRIHYGAGDELLQLLELKGIGRVRARKLYQAGYRSLEDLKAADKSTLSEILGPKIAEGVISQLKEPGVSA, encoded by the coding sequence ATGCTCACGATCAGAGATCTGATCAGATGGCTGCCTGAGAGCGTCATAGAGCTTTACGAGGCCCTGGGGATAGATGAGCTATACCCACCACAGGCCGAGGCGATAGAGCGCGGGCTCCTTGACGGCAGGAACATGATCATATCAGTGCCGACCGCAGCTGGAAAGACCCTCCTCGCGGAGCTTGCGATGCTCAGGGGCGCGCTCTCGGGAAAAAGGTCTCTCTACATAGTCCCGCTGCGCGCTCTGGCCTCGGAGAAGTTCGAGAGTTTCAGCAGGTTCTCCAAGCTCGGCTTGAGGGTAGGGATTAGCACCGGAGATTTCGAGAAAAGGGATGAGCGTCTGGGCAGGAATGACATCATCATAGCGACGTCCGAGAAGGCGGACTCTCTGATACGGAACGGAGCCTCCTGGGTGCGCAGGATCGGCGTTCTTGTTGTGGACGAGATTCACCTCCTGGACTCAGCAAACAGAGGGCCAACGCTGGAGATGACGATGACGAAGCTCATGCATCTCAATCCTGAGATGCAGGTGATCGGGCTCAGCGCGACGATAGCCAACGGAAGGGAGATCGCGGACTGGATAAAAGGGGAGATCGTCTCGAGCGACTGGCGGCCCGTACGGCTCCGGGAGGGTGTGCTGCTGGAGGACAGGCTGGTCTTTCCGGATGGGGAGATACAGCTCGAGAACCGGAACAGGGATCCTGTGCTGAACCTGGTTCTGGATACAGTTGATCAGGGCGGCCAGATGCTGATATTCGAGAGCACCAGGAGGAATGCTGAGTCGATGGCTAAGAAGGTCTCCGGAGCTCTCCAGGAATCAGGGGAGACGATCGAGCTCGCTGAGAGGCTGAGCGGCGAGGGCAAGACCGCGAAGAAACTCGCAATGTGCCTGAGGCATGGAGCCGCGTTCCATCATGCAGGGCTGCTCCCGGAGCAGAGGCGTCTGATAGAGCTCGGATTCAGGCAGAATGTTGTGAAGGTAATAGCATGCACCCCGACCCTCGCGGCTGGACTGAACTTACCTGCACGCAGGGTTCTCATAAGGAGCTACAAGAGATATGAAGCTGGTCTCGGAACACGCCCAATTCCGGTCATGGAGTACAGGCAGATGGCAGGCAGAGCAGGCAGGCCGGGGCTCGATCCCTACGGGGAGTCGCTCATCATGGCCAGGAGCGAGAGCGAGCTCCAAAAGCTCATGGATCACTATGTAATGGGAGAGCCTGAGGATATTTGGTCGAAGCTGGCCAGCGAGAGGGCGCTTCGCACGCATGTGCTTGCAACGATTGCTTCCAGATTCGCAGATTCGGTTGACTCCCTGAGCAGGCTCATGGCATCCACATTCTACGCCCGCCAGCAGGATCCATCATACCTGGGAGAGACGATAGCTTCTGTCCTGGAGTTTCTCGTGAGGAGCGATATGATCGATAAGGATCTCACACCAACACCCCTTGGCGCTCTGGTGTCCAGGCTGTACATTGATCCGCTGAGCGCCATGGTGATGATCCAGGAGATCAGAGGCATTCGCAGGCCCACTGTGCTCACGCTATTGCATGTGATAACGATGACCCCTGATATGGAGCTCCTCTTTGTTCAGCAGAGCGATAACTGGCTCGAGGATTTCATCTCCGAGCACTCATCAGAGCTCGGGAACGAGAAGAACTTCGACTGGCTACTGAGAGAGGTGAAGACCGCATCCATGCTCATGGACTGGATAAACGAGGTGCATGAGGACAGGATCGAGGACAGATACAGCATCAGCCCCGGAGATCTCGTGAGGATAGCGGAGACCGCGGAGTGGCTCATGAGCGCGCTGCACAGGATATCGAAGCATATGGACCTCGGAGTCACATATCTGGCTGAGAGGCTGGCGCTCAGAATACACTATGGCGCAGGCGATGAGCTCTTACAACTCTTGGAGCTGAAGGGCATAGGCAGGGTGAGGGCGCGGAAGCTCTACCAGGCAGGCTACAGGAGCCTGGAGGATCTAAAAGCAGCTGATAAATCCACCCTGTCAGAGATCCTCGGCCCGAAGATTGCGGAGGGGGTCATATCACAGCTTAAAGAGCCTGGTGTCTCCGCATGA